A single genomic interval of Armigeres subalbatus isolate Guangzhou_Male chromosome 1, GZ_Asu_2, whole genome shotgun sequence harbors:
- the LOC134225624 gene encoding uncharacterized protein LOC134225624, whose protein sequence is MKFLNTGLVLIGMISVLIYAEEEIKFVTCDFDLDPEVQPRLPTECQNLDALTRESLTREAESFKAFNEKLLEYEKSFNKDTEEDIYKDWEFRAKLYGEAELNSCHNNTDILEEYLDCLKEKREVMVLEIEKKMTNNN, encoded by the exons ATGAAATTCCTAAATACCGGATTAGTTCTGATTGGAATGATCTCCGTA TTGATCTATGCAGAGGAAGAAATCAAATTTGTTACATGCGACTTCGACCTGGATCCCGAGGTGCAGCCCAGACTTCCGACTGAATGTCAGAATCTCGATGCGTTGACACGTGAATCGTTAACGAGAGAAGCCGAAAGCTTCAAGgctttcaatgaaaaattattggAGTACGAGAAAAGCTTCAACAAGGACACCGAAGAAGACATCTATAAGGATTGGGAGTTTCGTGCTAAGTTGTACGGTGAAGCAGAGTTGAATTCATGTCATAACAACACGGATATATTGGAAGAGTACCTTGATTGTCTGAaagagaagcgagaagtgatggTTCTTGAAATCGAGAAAAAGATGACGAATAATAATTAA